One stretch of Amycolatopsis tolypomycina DNA includes these proteins:
- a CDS encoding metalloregulator ArsR/SmtB family transcription factor, with translation MTTTLPVTPPVLPDAEAATYAEWFSCLAEPTRVKILHVVATANRELTIGGLTEIMGISQGNVSHHVRKLADVGFLHMQKRGTATVVTVNEACCTGLPHAADAVMGLLAPRPCCPEDVPDDVAVRPLRRGDWGAVRRIYSEGIATGIATFETAVPSRDELHAKWLPGHRWVAEMDGEVVGWAAAAPVSPRECYSGVAETSIYVGEGHRGRGVGKALIRTQVTEADAAGLWTLQTSIFNENRASIALHRAAGYRTLGVRERIAQRDGVWHDTVFLERRSPVS, from the coding sequence ATGACGACGACCCTGCCGGTCACGCCGCCGGTACTGCCGGACGCCGAGGCCGCCACGTACGCGGAGTGGTTCTCCTGCCTGGCCGAACCGACCCGGGTCAAGATCCTGCACGTCGTGGCGACCGCGAACCGCGAGCTCACCATCGGCGGGCTGACCGAGATCATGGGCATCAGCCAGGGCAACGTCTCCCATCACGTCCGCAAGCTCGCCGACGTCGGGTTCCTGCACATGCAGAAGCGCGGCACGGCCACCGTCGTCACGGTCAATGAGGCTTGCTGTACCGGCCTGCCGCACGCGGCCGACGCGGTCATGGGCCTGCTCGCTCCCCGCCCCTGCTGCCCCGAAGACGTCCCGGACGACGTCGCCGTGCGGCCGCTGCGCCGAGGTGACTGGGGCGCGGTGCGGCGTATCTACTCTGAAGGCATCGCCACCGGCATCGCGACGTTCGAGACCGCGGTGCCCAGCCGTGACGAGCTGCACGCGAAGTGGCTGCCCGGGCACCGCTGGGTCGCCGAGATGGACGGCGAGGTCGTCGGCTGGGCCGCCGCAGCGCCGGTGTCCCCCCGGGAGTGCTACTCCGGGGTCGCCGAAACCTCGATCTACGTCGGCGAAGGCCATCGTGGCCGCGGCGTCGGCAAGGCGCTGATCCGCACGCAGGTCACCGAAGCCGACGCTGCCGGACTCTGGACGCTGCAGACGTCAATCTTCAACGAGAACCGCGCCTCGATCGCGCTGCACCGCGCGGCCGGCTACCGCACCCTCGGCGTCCGCGAACGCATCGCCCAACGTGACGGCGTCTGGCACGACACCGTCTTCCTCGAACGCCGCAGCCCGGTGAGCTGA
- a CDS encoding NAD(P)-binding domain-containing protein produces MDELPVVVVGAGPVGLAAAAQLLERGLEPLVLERGAQAGAAVAEWNHVRLFSPWSELVDPAAARLLEPTGWVQPDGSAYPTGREWAEAYLRPLAAVLGERVRFGTKVIGVARRGRDRIVDSGRDGEPFSVHVRTADGEERLLARAVIDASGTWTTPNPLGGEGLPAIGERAAADRISYRVPDLAAERDRYAGKHIVVAGSGHSALTALVALAGLGEDTRISWVLRRGGIGNTFGGGDADQLPARGALGLRAKEAVDAGQVTVVTGFRTEGIERTGGSITLVSADGRRLEDVDEVIALTGFRPELSWLSEIRLELDPTLQAPVALAPLVDPNVHSCGTVYPHGAKELSHPEQNFYLAGMKSYGRAPTFLAQTGYEQVRSIAAQLAGDHEAAARVELIMAETGVCGGAGLFDEPDSGASGCCGPAEPELLTLSAPPAASN; encoded by the coding sequence ATGGACGAGTTGCCCGTTGTCGTCGTGGGCGCCGGCCCGGTGGGGCTGGCCGCGGCCGCGCAGCTGCTAGAACGCGGCCTCGAGCCGCTGGTGCTCGAACGCGGCGCCCAGGCCGGTGCCGCGGTAGCGGAGTGGAACCACGTCCGGCTGTTCTCGCCGTGGTCGGAGCTGGTCGACCCGGCCGCCGCGCGGCTGCTGGAGCCGACCGGCTGGGTCCAGCCCGACGGCAGCGCCTACCCGACCGGCCGTGAATGGGCCGAGGCGTACCTGCGTCCGCTGGCCGCCGTCCTCGGCGAACGAGTGCGGTTCGGGACCAAGGTCATCGGGGTCGCTCGGCGCGGCCGCGACCGGATCGTCGACAGCGGCCGCGACGGCGAGCCGTTCTCCGTGCACGTCCGCACCGCCGACGGCGAGGAGCGGCTCCTGGCCCGCGCGGTCATCGATGCGTCCGGGACGTGGACGACCCCGAACCCACTCGGCGGCGAGGGCCTGCCCGCGATCGGCGAGCGCGCCGCGGCCGACCGGATCTCCTACCGGGTGCCGGACCTGGCGGCGGAGCGGGACCGGTACGCGGGAAAGCACATCGTCGTCGCGGGCAGCGGGCATTCCGCGCTGACGGCGCTGGTCGCGCTGGCCGGGCTCGGCGAGGACACGCGGATCAGCTGGGTGTTGCGGCGCGGCGGGATCGGCAACACCTTCGGCGGCGGTGACGCCGACCAGCTCCCGGCCCGCGGGGCGCTCGGGCTGCGCGCAAAGGAGGCCGTCGACGCCGGCCAGGTCACCGTGGTGACCGGGTTCCGCACCGAGGGGATCGAGCGCACCGGCGGATCGATCACGCTGGTCTCGGCGGACGGCCGACGGCTCGAGGACGTCGACGAGGTGATCGCCCTGACCGGGTTCCGGCCGGAGCTGTCGTGGCTGTCGGAGATCCGGCTGGAGCTGGACCCGACGCTGCAGGCACCGGTCGCACTGGCGCCGCTGGTCGACCCAAACGTCCACTCCTGCGGCACCGTCTACCCCCACGGCGCGAAGGAGCTCTCGCACCCCGAGCAGAACTTCTACCTGGCCGGGATGAAGAGCTACGGGCGCGCGCCGACGTTCCTGGCCCAGACCGGCTACGAGCAGGTCCGCAGCATCGCCGCCCAGCTGGCCGGCGACCACGAGGCGGCCGCCCGGGTCGAGCTGATCATGGCCGAGACCGGGGTCTGCGGCGGCGCCGGCCTGTTCGACGAGCCCGACAGCGGCGCGTCCGGCTGCTGCGGACCGGCCGAGCCGGAGCTGCTGACGCTGTCGGCGCCGCCCGCCGCGTCGAACTGA
- a CDS encoding MFS transporter: MPTSTSTAAQSLSRSGLRRVLAILCVTQITSWGILYYAFPVLAPDIARATGWPTTAVVAALSGAQLVTALVGIPVGRWLDRRGPRAVMTTGSILGVLAVLAVATAQNLAWFVIAWAMAGAAMSGVLYPPAFAALTRWYGPRRISALTVLTLAGGLASTVFAPVTALLAAHLDWRHTYLVLAVVLAAVTIPAHWRGLRGPWPDAEPAVHVEHDDPRRIARSGAFLVLVVALSMATFSAFAVVVNLVPLLTERGVSPGIAAVALGLGGAGQVLGRLGYSTLSRTTSVRARTGIILLATSMTTALMAVLSSTAALIAAAVVAGMARGVFTLLQATAITDRWGATHYGRLNGLMAAPMTITMALAPFAGAALAGLLGGYAHAFLVLAAVNTAAAVLALASNPRIPTGRTS, translated from the coding sequence GTGCCGACAAGCACGAGCACCGCGGCGCAGTCCTTGAGCAGGTCGGGGCTGCGCCGGGTGCTCGCGATCCTGTGCGTCACCCAGATCACCAGCTGGGGAATCCTCTACTACGCCTTCCCCGTGCTCGCCCCGGACATCGCCCGCGCGACCGGCTGGCCGACCACGGCGGTGGTCGCGGCGCTGTCCGGCGCGCAGCTGGTCACCGCCCTCGTCGGGATCCCGGTCGGGCGGTGGCTGGACCGTCGCGGACCCCGCGCGGTGATGACCACCGGCTCGATCCTGGGCGTGCTGGCGGTGCTCGCGGTGGCGACCGCGCAGAACCTCGCGTGGTTCGTGATCGCCTGGGCGATGGCCGGCGCGGCGATGAGCGGGGTGCTGTATCCGCCGGCGTTCGCCGCGTTGACCCGCTGGTACGGGCCGCGCCGGATCTCGGCCCTGACCGTGCTCACCTTGGCCGGGGGTCTGGCGAGCACGGTGTTCGCGCCGGTGACGGCGTTGCTGGCCGCGCATCTGGACTGGCGCCACACCTACTTGGTGCTGGCCGTCGTCTTGGCGGCGGTCACGATTCCCGCGCACTGGCGGGGCTTGCGGGGGCCGTGGCCGGACGCCGAGCCGGCGGTGCACGTCGAGCACGACGACCCGCGGCGGATCGCCCGCAGCGGCGCGTTCCTGGTGCTGGTCGTGGCGTTGAGCATGGCGACGTTCTCGGCGTTCGCGGTGGTGGTGAACCTGGTGCCGCTGCTGACCGAACGCGGGGTCAGCCCCGGGATCGCCGCCGTCGCGCTCGGTCTCGGCGGTGCCGGGCAGGTGCTGGGCCGGCTCGGCTACAGCACGCTCTCGCGGACCACCAGCGTCCGGGCCCGCACGGGCATCATCCTGCTGGCCACGTCGATGACGACCGCGTTGATGGCGGTGCTGTCCTCGACGGCCGCGCTGATCGCCGCGGCGGTCGTGGCCGGGATGGCCCGCGGCGTCTTCACCTTGCTGCAGGCGACGGCGATCACCGACCGCTGGGGTGCCACGCACTACGGCCGCCTCAACGGCCTGATGGCCGCGCCGATGACGATCACCATGGCGCTCGCCCCGTTCGCGGGCGCCGCGCTCGCCGGGCTGCTGGGCGGCTACGCCCACGCCTTCCTCGTCCTCGCCGCGGTCAACACCGCGGCTGCCGTGCTGGCGCTGGCCAGCAATCCTCGAATACCTACTGGGAGAACGTCATGA
- a CDS encoding flavin-containing monooxygenase — MTDFDAIVVGGGQAGLAAAHALRTRGLSPVLLEAGPEPVGSWPHYYDSLTLFSPARYSSLPRLPFPGDPERYPHRDEVVDYLRSYAAHLEVDIRTRHRVTAVTRDGGGFTAHATGETAVRAPILIAATGGFGRPHRPALPGLAEFTGTVLHSSDYREPGPFAGQRVIVVGAGNSAVQIAVELAAHARVSLATRAPVKFAPQRPLGRDVHFWSAALGFDHLPIGHLLRSTPASPVIDSGRYREALAAGSPDRRVMFTCLEGDQVQWPDGSREHVDAVILATGFRPELSYLEDLGALTEDGIPLHSRGLSTVVAGVGYVGLEWQRSLASATVRGVGRDAAYVTARLSSNTVARRCCEPAR; from the coding sequence ATGACCGACTTCGACGCGATCGTCGTGGGCGGTGGCCAGGCCGGCCTCGCCGCCGCCCACGCCCTCCGCACCCGCGGGCTGTCGCCCGTGCTGCTGGAAGCCGGGCCCGAGCCGGTCGGATCGTGGCCGCACTACTACGACAGCCTCACCCTCTTCTCCCCTGCCCGCTACAGCAGCCTGCCCCGCCTGCCCTTCCCCGGCGATCCCGAGCGATACCCACACCGCGACGAGGTCGTGGACTACCTGCGCAGCTACGCCGCCCACCTCGAGGTCGACATCCGCACCCGCCACCGCGTCACCGCCGTGACCCGCGACGGCGGCGGCTTCACCGCGCACGCCACCGGCGAGACGGCGGTGCGGGCACCGATCCTGATCGCCGCGACCGGCGGATTTGGCCGCCCGCACCGTCCCGCCCTGCCGGGGCTGGCGGAGTTCACCGGCACGGTGCTGCACAGCAGCGACTACCGCGAACCCGGCCCGTTCGCCGGGCAGCGGGTCATCGTCGTGGGTGCGGGGAACTCGGCGGTGCAGATCGCCGTCGAGCTCGCCGCGCATGCCCGCGTCAGCCTCGCCACCCGCGCGCCGGTGAAGTTCGCGCCGCAACGGCCGCTGGGCCGGGACGTGCACTTCTGGTCCGCCGCGCTCGGCTTCGACCACCTGCCGATCGGGCATCTCTTGCGCAGCACACCGGCGTCACCGGTCATCGACTCCGGCCGCTACCGCGAAGCACTTGCCGCCGGCAGCCCCGACCGCCGCGTCATGTTCACCTGTCTCGAAGGCGACCAGGTGCAGTGGCCGGACGGCAGCCGCGAGCACGTCGACGCCGTCATCCTCGCCACCGGCTTCCGGCCCGAGCTGTCCTACCTGGAAGACCTCGGCGCCTTGACGGAGGACGGCATCCCGCTGCACTCACGTGGACTGTCCACAGTGGTCGCCGGGGTCGGGTATGTGGGGCTGGAATGGCAGCGCAGCCTCGCGTCGGCCACTGTGCGCGGTGTCGGCCGCGACGCCGCTTACGTCACCGCGCGGCTGAGCTCGAACACGGTGGCGCGACGCTGCTGCGAGCCGGCGAGGTGA
- a CDS encoding DinB family protein, whose protein sequence is MVTPVFQENTGRVDKQEVHDELERARQEFHALLAAAGEDDLRRASSGTKWNNRQLLFHMLLGYLIMRALLRLVHWFGRRPDGVSRWYASLLNAGTKPFDVVNFAGSWLGGTTMPRRWMLALFDRTIVKLHRRLDRETDADLTLGMHYPTRWDPFFRDYMTVADVYRFPTQHFDFHRAQLTLPAER, encoded by the coding sequence GTGGTCACGCCGGTGTTCCAGGAGAACACTGGCCGGGTGGACAAGCAGGAGGTTCACGACGAGCTGGAGCGGGCGCGGCAGGAGTTCCACGCGCTTCTCGCCGCCGCCGGCGAAGACGACCTGCGCCGGGCGAGTTCCGGCACCAAGTGGAACAACCGGCAGTTGTTGTTCCACATGCTGCTCGGTTACCTGATCATGCGGGCTTTGCTGCGGCTGGTGCACTGGTTCGGGCGGCGGCCCGATGGGGTGAGCCGCTGGTACGCGTCGCTGCTCAACGCCGGGACCAAGCCGTTCGACGTGGTGAACTTCGCCGGTTCCTGGCTGGGCGGGACGACGATGCCGCGCCGCTGGATGCTCGCGCTGTTCGACCGGACCATCGTGAAGCTGCACCGCCGGCTCGACCGGGAAACGGACGCTGACCTGACGCTGGGCATGCACTACCCGACCCGCTGGGACCCGTTCTTCCGCGACTACATGACCGTGGCTGACGTCTACCGCTTCCCGACCCAGCACTTCGACTTCCACCGAGCCCAGCTCACCCTGCCCGCCGAGCGCTGA
- a CDS encoding ArsR/SmtB family transcription factor produces the protein MREGCCAPLAAEALTADQAVDLAKAFKALGDPVRLRLLSLITSAGGESCVCDLTAAFDLSGPTISHHLKVLREAGLVTSERRGTWVYYRPRSETLSQLSGLLAIPGLASVS, from the coding sequence ATGAGGGAGGGCTGCTGCGCGCCTTTGGCCGCCGAGGCTTTGACGGCCGACCAGGCGGTGGACCTGGCGAAGGCGTTCAAGGCGCTGGGCGACCCGGTGCGGTTGCGCCTGCTGTCGCTGATCACCTCGGCGGGAGGCGAAAGCTGCGTCTGCGATCTGACCGCAGCGTTCGACCTGAGCGGCCCGACGATCTCCCATCACCTGAAGGTGCTGCGCGAAGCAGGCCTGGTCACCAGCGAACGCCGCGGGACGTGGGTGTACTACCGGCCCAGGTCGGAGACCCTGAGCCAGCTGTCCGGCCTGCTCGCCATCCCGGGGCTCGCCTCGGTGTCTTGA
- a CDS encoding M28 family metallopeptidase, translating to MTTAAATELSGSRLRSTVTTLAEDRFTGRRVGTPGGRAAATWLAGQLQAIGATVTTDEFPATVRELYRTPELHQGDLQLVHRRDFVEHLASANLPETRTAELVAADAGQLTDRWVLAPDLGVSARATRDGAAGLLVPRGTDEAGWMPKMIVGPMPGDLPVIAVRTELHERLAAGQVISASMPLRTVEVTGSNVHGRLRTATSGGPDVLLTAHFDGVGDDPEQRLPAAADNASGVAVVLEAARLLAGTLLDGVGLAVTFLDAEEAGARGSAHHAPTVPAGTVVLNIDGAAQLGDAAAVEAGGPAHGLLAALDQAGRETGVPLRAGATASDNRRYAAAELAAVGIGMGMPGYQTPAETPDRVETDTLISATRLVVATVTGLANHSRG from the coding sequence ATGACCACGGCAGCGGCGACCGAGCTTTCCGGCAGTCGCCTGCGCTCCACCGTCACCACGCTGGCCGAGGACCGTTTCACCGGCCGCCGCGTCGGCACCCCGGGCGGCCGCGCGGCCGCCACGTGGCTCGCCGGACAGCTGCAGGCGATCGGAGCGACGGTCACGACCGACGAGTTCCCCGCCACTGTGCGCGAGCTGTACCGGACACCCGAGCTTCACCAGGGCGACCTTCAACTGGTGCACCGCCGGGACTTCGTCGAACACCTCGCGTCGGCCAATCTGCCCGAAACCCGCACCGCCGAGCTGGTGGCTGCCGACGCCGGCCAGCTCACCGATCGCTGGGTGCTCGCGCCGGACCTGGGGGTTTCGGCGCGAGCTACCCGCGACGGCGCAGCCGGGCTGCTCGTGCCGCGCGGAACCGATGAAGCCGGGTGGATGCCGAAGATGATCGTCGGCCCCATGCCCGGCGATCTGCCGGTCATCGCGGTCCGCACCGAGCTGCACGAGCGCTTGGCCGCCGGTCAGGTGATCAGCGCGTCGATGCCGCTGCGCACCGTCGAGGTGACCGGGTCCAACGTGCACGGGCGGCTGCGCACCGCTACGAGCGGAGGCCCGGACGTTCTGCTTACCGCGCACTTCGACGGCGTCGGCGACGACCCGGAGCAGCGGCTGCCTGCCGCGGCGGACAACGCGTCCGGCGTCGCCGTCGTGCTCGAGGCTGCCCGTCTGCTCGCCGGCACGCTCCTGGACGGCGTCGGCTTGGCGGTCACGTTCCTCGACGCCGAGGAAGCCGGAGCCCGCGGCTCCGCCCATCACGCACCGACCGTCCCAGCCGGCACGGTCGTGCTCAACATCGACGGCGCCGCCCAGCTCGGCGACGCCGCCGCGGTGGAAGCAGGCGGGCCGGCGCACGGACTGCTCGCCGCGCTCGACCAGGCCGGCCGGGAGACCGGCGTGCCGCTGCGGGCCGGGGCGACGGCGTCGGACAACCGCCGCTACGCCGCGGCCGAGCTGGCCGCGGTGGGGATCGGCATGGGAATGCCCGGCTACCAAACCCCAGCCGAGACCCCAGATCGCGTGGAGACCGACACCCTGATCTCGGCGACCCGGCTCGTCGTCGCCACAGTTACGGGGTTGGCCAACCACTCACGAGGATGA
- a CDS encoding ArsO family NAD(P)H-dependent flavin-containing monooxygenase yields MTPSPQVVVVGGGQAGLAAGYYLRRAGLDFVILDAQTQPGGAWLHGWESLRLFSPARFSSLPGWLMPPYRDEWYPPASHVVDYLTAYEKRYELPVHRGVTVTAVESSADGFTVTADTGTWTAKAVISATGTWWRPFLPLVPGSFAGRQLHAVDYRGPGEFAGQRVVVVGGGNSGAQIAADLTGIAEVAWATRRAPRFLPDEVDGHVLFDIATRRRQALDRGAADPGGVAGLGDIVAVPPVRRARDAGALNARPMFTRLTPEGPLWPDGTTIEADVVIWCTGFRPELGHLAPLKLRSTGGHVRTEGTRALDVPGLHLVGYGDWTGPASATLIGVGRTARVAVADIAAQLLGG; encoded by the coding sequence GTGACACCCTCGCCGCAGGTGGTCGTGGTCGGCGGCGGCCAGGCAGGTCTGGCCGCCGGCTACTACCTCCGCCGCGCGGGCCTCGACTTTGTCATCCTCGATGCCCAGACCCAGCCCGGTGGCGCTTGGCTGCACGGGTGGGAGTCGCTGCGGCTGTTCTCCCCGGCCCGGTTCAGCTCGCTGCCCGGCTGGCTGATGCCGCCGTATCGCGACGAGTGGTACCCGCCGGCCAGCCACGTCGTGGACTACCTCACCGCCTACGAGAAACGCTACGAGCTTCCCGTGCACCGCGGCGTCACCGTCACCGCGGTCGAGTCCAGCGCCGACGGCTTCACGGTCACCGCCGACACCGGCACCTGGACCGCGAAGGCCGTCATCAGCGCCACCGGGACGTGGTGGCGGCCGTTCCTGCCGCTGGTGCCCGGCTCCTTCGCCGGTCGTCAGCTGCACGCCGTCGACTACCGCGGCCCCGGTGAGTTCGCCGGCCAGCGCGTGGTCGTGGTCGGCGGCGGAAACTCCGGCGCGCAGATCGCTGCGGACCTCACCGGCATCGCCGAGGTCGCCTGGGCGACCCGCCGAGCACCCCGCTTCCTGCCCGACGAGGTCGACGGGCACGTGCTATTCGACATCGCCACTCGCCGCCGCCAAGCCCTCGACCGCGGCGCCGCCGACCCCGGCGGGGTCGCCGGCCTGGGCGACATCGTGGCCGTGCCGCCGGTGCGCCGTGCTCGCGACGCCGGCGCGCTCAACGCCCGCCCGATGTTCACCCGGCTCACGCCCGAAGGCCCGCTGTGGCCGGACGGCACCACGATCGAGGCGGACGTCGTCATCTGGTGCACTGGGTTCCGGCCCGAGCTCGGCCACCTCGCGCCGCTGAAGCTGCGCAGCACCGGCGGCCACGTCCGGACCGAGGGCACCCGCGCCCTCGACGTCCCGGGACTGCACCTGGTCGGCTACGGCGACTGGACCGGACCGGCCTCGGCCACCCTGATCGGCGTCGGCCGGACCGCCCGAGTCGCAGTCGCCGACATCGCCGCGCAGCTGCTGGGCGGCTGA
- the arsB gene encoding ACR3 family arsenite efflux transporter — MSFLDRFLPVWIIAAMAVGLGLGSVIPGLQGVLDAVKIGQVSLPIALGLLLMMYPVLAKVRYDKLDTVTRDRRTMVLSLVLNWILGPALMFALAWLLLPDLPEYRTGLIIVGLARCIAMVIIWNDLACGDREAAAVLVALNSVFQVIMFGVLGWFYLDLLPGWLGLDTTSVSFSPWEIAVSVVIFLGIPLAAGYLSRRIGEQRKGRDWYEGKFLPKIGPIALYGLLFTIVVLFALQGETITSRPLDVARIALPLLAYFAIMWGGGYLLGKASGLSYSRTTTLAFTAAGNNFELAIAVAIGVFGVTSGQALAGVVGPLIEVPVLVGLVYVSLWLRKRWVDRAPAK, encoded by the coding sequence ATGTCCTTCCTGGACCGTTTCCTCCCGGTGTGGATCATCGCCGCGATGGCCGTCGGGCTCGGTCTCGGCAGTGTGATCCCCGGACTGCAGGGCGTGCTGGATGCAGTGAAGATCGGGCAGGTGTCGCTGCCGATCGCCCTCGGCCTGCTGCTGATGATGTACCCGGTGCTGGCGAAGGTCCGCTACGACAAGCTCGACACCGTCACCCGCGACCGGCGCACCATGGTGCTGTCGCTGGTGCTGAACTGGATCCTCGGTCCGGCGCTGATGTTCGCGCTGGCGTGGCTGCTGCTGCCGGACCTGCCGGAGTACCGGACCGGGCTGATCATCGTCGGGCTGGCCCGCTGTATCGCCATGGTGATCATCTGGAACGACCTCGCCTGTGGCGACCGGGAAGCCGCCGCGGTGCTGGTCGCGCTGAACTCCGTCTTCCAGGTGATCATGTTCGGGGTGCTCGGCTGGTTCTATCTCGACCTGCTGCCCGGCTGGCTCGGCCTCGACACCACCAGCGTCTCCTTCTCCCCGTGGGAGATCGCTGTCTCCGTGGTCATCTTCCTCGGCATCCCGCTGGCGGCCGGCTACCTGTCGCGGCGGATCGGCGAGCAGCGCAAGGGCCGCGACTGGTACGAGGGGAAGTTCCTGCCGAAGATCGGCCCGATCGCGCTCTACGGGCTGCTGTTCACCATCGTCGTGCTGTTCGCGCTGCAGGGCGAGACGATCACCTCCCGGCCGCTGGACGTCGCCCGGATCGCGCTGCCGCTGCTGGCCTACTTCGCGATCATGTGGGGCGGCGGCTACCTGCTCGGCAAGGCATCCGGCCTGTCGTACTCGCGGACCACGACGCTGGCGTTCACCGCGGCGGGCAACAACTTCGAGCTCGCGATCGCGGTCGCGATCGGCGTGTTCGGCGTGACGTCCGGCCAGGCCCTGGCCGGGGTAGTCGGCCCGCTGATCGAGGTTCCGGTCCTCGTCGGCCTGGTGTACGTGAGCTTGTGGCTGCGCAAACGCTGGGTCGATCGGGCTCCGGCGAAGTGA
- a CDS encoding arsenate reductase ArsC, producing the protein MARTSEVLFVCVHNAGRSRMAAALLQHYALGRIAVRSAGSEPAEKVNPAAAQALAEWGLDITAEVPSKLSTEDVEASDVVITMGCGDTCPIFPGKRYLDWPLDDPAGQGVDAVRPIRDEIDRRVRGLLAEVLDA; encoded by the coding sequence ATGGCTCGCACTTCCGAGGTGCTGTTCGTCTGCGTGCACAACGCCGGCCGTTCCCGGATGGCCGCCGCGCTGCTGCAGCACTACGCGCTCGGCCGGATCGCCGTGCGCTCCGCCGGATCTGAGCCCGCCGAGAAGGTCAATCCCGCCGCGGCGCAGGCGCTCGCCGAGTGGGGCCTGGACATCACCGCCGAGGTGCCCAGCAAGCTCTCGACCGAGGACGTCGAAGCCTCCGACGTCGTGATCACCATGGGCTGCGGCGACACCTGCCCGATCTTCCCCGGCAAGCGCTACCTGGACTGGCCGCTGGACGACCCGGCCGGCCAGGGCGTCGACGCCGTCCGCCCGATCCGGGACGAGATCGACCGCCGCGTCCGCGGCCTGCTCGCCGAGGTCCTCGACGCCTGA
- a CDS encoding ArsR/SmtB family transcription factor, whose product MAAHDGHVRSKPVAVTLLLAEPAAVVSDSAAEAAAKLFKALSDPVRIRLVSLIRYSPGGEACFCDLAEDFDMPQPSLSHHLRVLVTAGILTRERRGTWSWYRVVPEPLETLGGLLAAGGPLADRPAPLRDAPRETGA is encoded by the coding sequence ATGGCCGCGCACGACGGGCACGTTCGGTCGAAGCCGGTCGCGGTGACCCTGCTACTGGCCGAGCCCGCCGCCGTCGTCTCCGACTCGGCCGCCGAAGCCGCGGCGAAACTGTTCAAGGCACTGTCGGACCCGGTCCGCATCCGGCTCGTTTCGCTGATCCGGTACTCGCCGGGCGGCGAGGCATGCTTCTGCGACCTGGCCGAGGACTTCGACATGCCGCAGCCTTCGCTCAGCCACCACCTGCGCGTGCTCGTGACGGCCGGCATCCTCACGCGCGAGCGCCGTGGCACGTGGAGCTGGTACCGCGTCGTTCCCGAACCCCTCGAAACCCTCGGCGGTCTTCTGGCCGCCGGAGGCCCGCTCGCCGACCGGCCGGCCCCGCTGCGGGACGCCCCACGCGAGACCGGCGCGTGA